One window of the Thermus filiformis genome contains the following:
- a CDS encoding TolC family protein: MARSLAALLFLAWALAQGLTPREVQVLEKLVAEALPRDPAYLRALADLEAARSSLGLLGALSAEAGASLSGDYGQVSPSYRLSVSLNLAELFRDKGPALRALEAQAEDAARAARLRVAEAFFRWLAAREAARTAADGVEAREAELKAVQARARVGGATPAEVLAAAERLSQARLALYRANLDLALALEGLARAVGLPLEALRALLRPLEEGGGTPGAPPPSGRP, translated from the coding sequence GTGGCGCGTAGCCTGGCGGCCCTCCTCTTCCTGGCCTGGGCCCTGGCCCAGGGCCTGACCCCCCGGGAGGTCCAGGTCCTGGAGAAGCTCGTGGCGGAGGCCCTCCCCCGGGACCCCGCCTATCTGCGGGCCTTGGCCGACCTCGAGGCCGCCCGCTCCTCCCTGGGCCTCCTGGGAGCCCTCTCCGCCGAGGCGGGGGCCTCCCTGTCCGGCGACTACGGCCAGGTCTCCCCCTCCTACCGCCTCTCGGTGAGCCTGAACCTGGCCGAGCTCTTCCGGGACAAGGGGCCGGCCCTCCGGGCCCTCGAGGCCCAGGCCGAGGACGCCGCCCGGGCGGCCCGCCTGCGGGTGGCCGAGGCCTTCTTCCGCTGGCTCGCCGCGCGGGAGGCGGCCCGGACCGCCGCCGACGGGGTGGAGGCCCGGGAGGCGGAGCTCAAGGCGGTCCAGGCCCGGGCCCGGGTGGGGGGCGCCACCCCCGCCGAGGTCCTGGCCGCCGCCGAGCGCCTCTCCCAGGCCCGCCTGGCCCTCTACCGGGCCAACCTGGACCTGGCCCTGGCCCTCGAGGGTCTGGCCCGGGCCGTAGGCCTGCCCCTGGAGGCCCTGAGAGCCCTTTTAAGGCCCCTGGAGGAGGGAGGGGGTACTCCAGGTGCCCCCCCACCCTCCGGGAGGCCTTAG